Proteins encoded together in one Solanum lycopersicum chromosome 7, SLM_r2.1 window:
- the LOC104648584 gene encoding LOW QUALITY PROTEIN: peptide-N4-(N-acetyl-beta-glucosaminyl)asparagine amidase A (The sequence of the model RefSeq protein was modified relative to this genomic sequence to represent the inferred CDS: inserted 2 bases in 2 codons; deleted 3 bases in 3 codons; substituted 1 base at 1 genomic stop codon) has protein sequence NSSNQTKFHHSTRHFSKIDTPTAYFQVTNPIKLPKTKSCSYLVLKHDFAYTYGKTPILTNYTPPSNCPSKNFSKIILEWKAKSKGRQFDRIFGIWLSGVEIFRSCTAEPRPNGVIWTVKKDITRYSSLLLTNQTLAVYIGNIVNSKYTGVYHVEIFVHFYPTERVRNPFKGFDSVADLIAPVSRNLPLNDGLWFEIENSTDVQSKEFKXPQNVYRAVLEIYVSFHENDEFWYGNLPNEYITANNXSGNGAFREVIVSVDDGVVASVWPFTVIYTGGINPLLWRPISGIDLFDLPSYDIEITPLLENILDGSFHNISFSVTNALNVWYVDANLHLWLDKKSVKTEGKLLEYSSLPLSFSLASNFTGLDGSFVTNARRSISMTGWVKSSYGTVTTTSSQSLSYSNYMVMGNDANXQVVDQTIEFNDTVYAKTRSFSVQVLESFKKFQLHLYSDGVEIGDKSYASISNVTLIFDEKRLKYGSSASSVHNLQNAQGCMLVKDQSIDSGVGSTQQIYKYNDDKGCYFRNISSSNYTVLYDKVIHSCSKLLINTVS, from the exons AACAGCTCTAATCAGACCAAATTTCACCACTCAACTAGACATTTCTCCAAGATTGACACTCCCACAGCCTATTTTCAAGTCACAAATCCAATAAAATTACCCAAAACCAAATCTTGTTCCTACTTAGTCCTCAAACATGATTTTGCCTACACATATGGGAAAACACCAATTCTCACAAATTACACACCCCCTTCAAATTGCCCATCT AAAAATTTCTCCAAAATCATTCTTGAATGGAAAGCAAAGAGTAAAGGAAGACAATTTGATAGAATTTTTGGGATTTGGCTTAGTGGGGTTGAAATTTTCAGGAGTTGCACTGCAGAGCCAAGGCCAAATGGAGTTATTTGGACTGTCAAGAAGGATATCACTAGGTATTCTTCTTTGCTTCTGACTAATCAAACACTTGCTGTTTATATTGGGAACATTGTTAATAGTAAATATACTGGGGTTTATCATGTagaaatatttgttcatttttatccTACTGAAAGAGTGAGAAACCCCTTTAAGGGATTTGATTCTGTGGCTGATTTAATCGCACCCGTATCGCGTAATTTGCCGTTGAATGATGGTTTG TGGTTTGAGATTGAGAATTCAACAGATGTACAGTCAAAAGAGTTCA TCCCACAAAATGTTTACAGGGCTGTATTGGAAATTTATGTGTCTTTTCATGAGAATGATGAGTTCTGGTATGGAAATTTGCCAAATGAGTATATTACTGCAAATA CGTCGGGAAATGGTGCTTTCAGAGAGGTGATAGTAAGTGTGGATGATGGTGTAGTTGCTTCAGTTTGGCCTTTTACTGTGATTTATACTGGTGGTATCAATCCTCTGTTGTGGAGACCTATAAGTGGAATTGACTTATTTGATCTTCCTTCATATGATATTGAAATTACGCCGTTGTTAGAGAATATCTTAGATGGAAGTTTTCATAATATTTCATTTAGTGTTACAAATGCTTTGAATGTGTGGTATGTTGATGCAAATTTGCATCTTTGGTTGGATAAAAAGAGTGTAAAAACAGAAGGGAAGTTGTTGGAGTATAGTAGTTTGCCCCTTTCTTTTTCACTCGCGAGTAATTTTACTGGTCTTGATGGTTCCTTTGTGACAAATGCTCGTAGATCGATCTCAATGACTGGATGGGTAAAATCATCTTATGGAACAGTCACAACGACATCATCTCAGAGTTTGAGCTATAGTAACTATATGGTGATGGGAAATGACGCGAACTAGCAAGTTGTTGATCAA ACTATTGAGTTTAATGACACTGTTTATGCTAAGACGCGGTCTTTTTCTGTTCAGGTTCTTGAATCCTTCAAAAAGTTTCAGCTTCACTTGTACTCTGATGGTGTTGAGATAGGAGATAAAAGCTATGCTTCTATCTCGAATGTGACTTTGATATTCGATGAAAAGAGGTTGAAGTATGGATCCTCAGCCAGCTCTGTTCACAATCTGCAGAACGCGCAGGGGTGTATGCTTGTAAAGGATCAGTCGATAGACAGTGGAGTCGGGAGCACACAacagatatacaaatacaacgACGACAAAGGCTGCTACTTCAGGAACATAAGCAGCTCAAATTACACAGTGCTTTATGACAAGGTGATCCATAGTTGCAGCAAATTATTGATCAATACTGTATCATAG
- the LOC101244207 gene encoding protein LIGHT-DEPENDENT SHORT HYPOCOTYLS 10: MMSSSEQKREVGGREGEGSSSMTLTQSDHHHQLSPPPQLSRYESQKRRDWNTFGQYLKNHKPPVPLPQCNYNHVLDFLRYLDQFGKTKVHLNGCVFFGQVEQVGPCTCPLRQAWGSLDALIGRLRAAYEENGGLQETNPFANSAIRIYLREVRDSQAKARGIPYKKKKKKRKIQINSSNNNEVNST, encoded by the coding sequence ATGATGTCATCAAGTGAGCAAAAAAGGGAAGTAGGAggaagagaaggagaaggatCATCATCAATGACCTTAACACAATCcgatcatcatcatcagctaTCACCACCTCCTCAATTGAGTCGTTACGAGTCTCAGAAACGCCGTGATTGGAATACTTTTGGTCAATACTTGAAGAATCACAAACCCCCGGTACCTTTACCTCAGTGCAACTATAATCACGTGTTAGATTTTCTTCGATACCTAGATCAATTTGGAAAAACTAAGGTACATTTAAATGGATGTGTATTTTTTGGACAAGTGGAACAAGTTGGACCATGTACATGTCCACTTAGACAAGCATGGGGAAGTTTAGATGCACTAATTGGAAGGCTTAGAGCTGCTTATGAAGAAAATGGAGGATTACAAGAGACTAATCCATTTGCTAATAGTGCTATTAGAATTTATCTACGTGAGGTAAGAGATTCTCAAGCTAAAGCAAGGGGAATTCcttataagaagaagaaaaaaaagaggaaaattcaaattaattctaGTAATAACAATGAGGTAAATTCTACTTGA
- the LOC101243909 gene encoding epidermis-specific secreted glycoprotein EP1-like, which translates to MYHIISNNKLNMSPSWPTTLLASLFLFSQIFSCIAQVPLENTFKFVNEGDLGPYVVEYQADYRVLSVFSNPFQLCFYNTTPNAWTLALRMGTVRSESLMRWVWEANRGNPVKENATLTFGTNGNLVLADADGRIAWQTNTANKGVTGFKLLPNGNMVLHDSKGKFVWQSFNYPTDTLLVGQTLRLSGPNKLVSRASVKKNANGPYSLVVQPKLFAIYNRTKLGVELAWFDFGNSTLESVKLNSGNQRLKLDYRLAKSTKRSSHVMAFTKYNTTLTYLRLEIDGNLKAYTFVRDEEADEFRWKVTYQML; encoded by the coding sequence AtgtatcatatcatatcaaacAACAAACTAAACATGTCTCCTTCATGGCCTACTACACTTCTTGCCTCTCTATTTCTCTTCTCCCAAATATTTTCTTGCATTGCCCAAGTTCCACTTGAAAACACCTTTAAATTCGTCAACGAAGGCGACTTAGGACCTTATGTCGTAGAATACCAAGCAGATTATCGCGTTCTTAGTGTTTTCAGTAATCCATTCCAGCTCTGTTTCTATAACACAACTCCTAACGCATGGACACTAGCGTTACGAATGGGCACTGTCCGTTCTGAATCACTCATGCGTTGGGTGTGGGAAGCAAATAGAGGAAACCCCGTTAAAGAAAACGCGACCCTCACATTTGGAACTAACGGAAATCTTGTATTGGCGGATGCTGACGGTCGAATCGCTTGGCAGACCAACACAGCCAATAAAGGAGTGACAGGGTTCAAGTTGTTACCTAATGGTAACATGGTGCTACATGACTCTAAAGGTAAATTCGTCTGGCAGAGTTTCAACTATCCCACTGATACTTTACTAGTGGGCCAAACTCTCAGATTGTCCGGCCCGAATAAGCTTGTGAGTCGGGCTTCGGTGAAAAAAAATGCGAACGGGCCTTATAGCTTGGTGGTGCAGCCAAAATTGTTTGCTATCTACAATAGGACTAAGTTAGGCGTGGAATTAGCTTGGTTCGATTTTGGAAACAGTACGTTGGAATCCGTGAAATTAAATAGTGGAAACCAAAGATTGAAATTGGATTATAGATTGGcaaaatcaacaaaaagaaGTTCACATGTGATGGCATTTACTAAATATAACACAACATTAACATATCTTAGACTTGAAATTGATGGAAATTTAAAGGCTTACACTTTTGTTAGAGATGAAGAGGCAGATGAATTTCGTTGGAAGGTAACTTATCAAATGCtataa
- the LOC101268888 gene encoding epidermis-specific secreted glycoprotein EP1, with the protein MYHIKSNNKLNMTTSWPTTLLASLFLFSQIFSCIALVPLENTFEFVNEGELGPYIVEYQADYRVLSVFNNPFQLCFYNTTPNAWTLALRMGTVRSESLMRWVWEANRGNPVKENATFTFGTNGNLVLADADGRIAWQSNTANKGVTGFKLLPNGNMVLHDKKGKFVWQSFNYPTDTLLVGQTLRLSGPNKLVSRASVKKNANGPYSLVVQPRLFAVYKGNKVDVELAWFDYGNNTLESIKLNNGNQRLKLDYRFAKSTQRSSHVMAFTKYNTTLTYLRLEIDGNLKAYTFVRDEEADEFRWKVTYSRI; encoded by the coding sequence ATGTAtcatatcaaatcaaacaaCAAATTAAACATGACTACTTCATGGCCTACTACACTTCTTGCTTCTCTATTTCTTTTCTCCCAAATATTTTCTTGCATTGCCCTAGTTCCACTTGAAAACACCTTTGAATTCGTCAACGAAGGCGAATTAGGACCTTATATCGTAGAATATCAAGCAGATTATCGTGTTCTTAGTGTTTTCAATAATCCGTTCCAGCTCTGTTTCTACAACACAACTCCTAATGCGTGGACATTAGCGTTGCGAATGGGCACTGTTCGTTCTGAATCACTCATGCGTTGGGTGTGGGAAGCAAACAGGGGAAACCCCGTTAAAGAAAACGCGACATTCACGTTTGGAACTAACGGAAATCTCGTATTGGCCGATGCTGACGGTCGAATCGCTTGGCAGAGCAACACGGCCAATAAGGGGGTGACAGGGTTCAAGTTGTTACCTAACGGTAACATGGTGCTACATGACAAAAAAGGTAAATTCGTCTGGCAGAGTTTCAACTATCCCACTGATACTTTACTAGTGGGCCAAACTCTCAGATTGTCCGGCCCGAATAAGCTTGTGAGCCGGGCCTCGGTGAAAAAGAATGCGAACGGGCCTTATAGCTTGGTGGTGCAGCCGAGATTGTTTGCAGTCTACAAGGGAAACAAGGTTGACGTGGAATTAGCTTGGTTCGATTATGGAAATAACACATTGGAAtcgataaaattaaataatgggAATCAAAGATTGAAATTGGATTATAGATTTGCAAAATCAACACAAAGAAGCTCACATGTGATGGCATTTACTAAATACAACACAACATTGACATATCTTAGACTTGAAATTGATGGAAATTTAAAGGCCTATACTTTCGTTAGAGATGAAGAAGCAGATGAATTCCGTTGGAAAGTAACTTACAGTAGGATTTAA